Below is a genomic region from Lineus longissimus chromosome 4, tnLinLong1.2, whole genome shotgun sequence.
TCTCTGAGAATCAGTCGTCCAGGAGGACCTGACATACTGATGACTCAGTTCTGATGGTCAgtttcatttgttttgttttccaaCAAATTACATAGCTAACCAACAGGTCAGTTAGTCATTGGTTATGAATCACGCTGATGGATCTGGTGGGTTTGAAAAGGATACTACTAGTTTTCCTTTCATAATTTATCATGTATGCAACTCTGGCATACACGTTGATCTgaagaaaaaagttttttgaaGACTAGGTTTGGAACTAGAAATTTTTACAAGGTCCAAGACTTCATAAGTAAATGGGATCCTTCAAATATTATTACCATCTGGGATTTGCAACAAATCTTTCACACTTTTCTGGTGGAAGttttctgattggctcatttcCACTAATGAATGTCTTGCACTCGAGCTGTTCCTTGAAATTCTGAACTGCACAGGCTACATGTTGGTACTTGAGTCTTGTGATTTTCAGATAGGGTCAATTAATTTATCTTCGATAAACCTGTCACTAGTGTTGGAAACAATCTTTTACATTTCTGATTGTATTGTTATTGAATTGATTGCTGTGACGCAGTTTATTTGGCAGATTTGAAATTGTGTCAAAAGTTTGAATATGGGTCTCGTTGTTGTGTTGGTTGTCGGCCAATGTCTCATTAGTCAAGTCGTGTGCTTTAAGTAGTAGGCTTAGTTGAGCTTTAGAAATAGCTGTGTCCTGGTCCATCATAATGTGCCAGTTTACTTGGAATTTACCCAAGTCTTGATAAAACTTGGCAGGATTATGGGAATTTGGTCGAATTAGATTGTCGGCAAATCTCAGTCCAACTTGTTCCATATGCGTAACTTCTGATGGTGAAAACTGGGGGATATCATTTATAATATGAGTATTTTCTTCAATCCTTGTTGCTTATCTCCGATTAATGTGTCCATTGAGTCATACTCAGAGTGACTTCTTTCTTCTGCTAGTGTTGATTTTCTGACTGTACAAATACAATGTGTTTCCGCCAAGAAACGGATTGTCGCCAAAAGCTAAAATGTGAAGTTGTTGATGAAATGTCTCAGTTtgataaaaatttcaaaatttctattGTGTAAACCTAGAGTAAATACTGCAATTCAGGCTAGATATGGAAGTTTGGAACTGATAAGCCAACTGGCCATCGTGCTTGTAAACAAGATAAGTGTCCAAGTATAGACCATTCCCAGGCCGTTTCAAGTTGTTTCAAGTTGCCCGCTATGGCCACTTTTCTGAATTCTAAACTAAACCGGGAGTGAACATGTAGGCAGAGTATTTTTGGATAAATCAAACGACTCCAAACATAAGGTTCATGCTTCCAATGGATGGAAAACCAGAACCTGTTGCTCGGTGCTAAGAAAGGCAAAAGTGCCAAAAACTTCCTGAAGTTCTGTTCGTGTTCCATCTGACCAAGGCTCCAGGTAATTAGACTCCCGGGTGTTTTATGTGAAATGACTTAATAAGGTTTTATTCTGATATGGTGTGCACTTCATAATCAATAGTAAGTCAAATGATATCCAGTTTGTCCTACAGGTAAAATTCAACTGTTGTGATTTTCCGATTCTCTGGTGATCAATGCCTTTGAAATCCATACACCATGAGCCCTCCAGTAATCCTCCAGCAGATCACATATTGAGTGATGAGCTGACTGCAGGTGGCCTGATGTTATGATTTAAAGAGTGGGAGTTGCCACGCCCATCTCCAGGCATTCATGATCAAACTCTCAAGATGCCTAGGCTCGCATGGCCTAATTGGGTTGGGTTACAAGATACCGTAGAATACATGATCAGACTCGATATTTGgggtcatggggggggggggggggggggggcattataTCCAAGTCTTATTTTGATGTTTTATCTGACAGTTTTGATATCAAGATAATACTATGGCGTGATTGCAGCTTGACCTACCCTCCCTTGGGGTTGGAGTGTGACTTGACTCGTCCTGCATACCAGGAACTGCCTCTCCCAAAGTCAAATATTTGTATTAGTTTGGCACTCCGAAAGTCAAAGAATGGAGTTCCCTCGTTGAGGAAAAACTCCCGGGAGTTTGGAGTTGTAAATGTACCTTCCTGTTTTGAACACTTGTCATTCATGACCTGATTTCAGGGATGAATGGCTTGAATggccattcattgaatttcgAGTTGACCTCTTGGTGGTGTTGCATTGAATGGAGTCATTTTTTGGGTTGTTTGGGTTGTATATTGTTCATTCAGCTTTGGATCATTGCTATCAGGATATGAGGAAAAGGTTCCATTCATGACCATGCCTACTTGGtgttattctgaaatttcaatGCAGGGCTTGGTTCAAATATGCCTGCTCTGGATATCATGTTTTGACAAATTGTTATGGACAAGTGGTTCGGTTGTTCCCGGCACTTAGAAATGTATGAATGACATGTAGTCTGGTGATCAACTGCAATGTCCCCTCTGTTGGACTAGTCATAATACAGTAATTGGTGTTGTGTatcctcctcccccccccccccccccccaaacaacGAACTAGTAGGACTGTCGATATTTAGTGGGGAATGCCATCCAGCTTCCTGCTTCTTTCTGACTTTTTTTGTGATCAAAACATCCAAGGGTTACGAGAATCCAGCATGTTCGATTTATTTTTTGGTGGGCTTCAAATCTTTAACTGTGCGTTTTAAAAAAGCTCCAACCTTTTAAAAAGCTCTCGGTTTGCCTAGGCTGAAGCCTATATCATGAGTATATTGGTTCATTCCAGAACTTATGGTTATCCTCCCTAAATTTCTGAAGTATATTCTCACATGTGAGCCCAGACGGTGTCAGTGAGCTCATTTAAATGATAACATGTCCTGAGGTCTAATTAACCGACTGGGGAACTTGAAACTGGCCTTGAACTTGGTGATTTACAATGATTTAACTATCTTGTCTGGCGTGAAAGGTCCTCTGTCTGGTCAATTTTGTGATCTAAGTTCTTAAGTTTGGGCCGCTTTAACACCATCACCTATTGTACATATTAAAATCATCTGATTGCATTTGTTTTGATCCAAATATTGTGCCCTCACCAGTCATGAATTTAAAACCCACTCTGCTGTTGAATGTGTGTAGTAAGCATAGCGCATGGGCTATTGAATAGGTGGGGATTATTCATAATGGTTGCTTGTCAGCTATTGGCTGGGAGAAACCGCCTGATGATGTGTGTGTGTACATGCTGATCATTGGCACAATGCCAGCTCACAAACTGGTGATCCAAATAGGCCAGATGCTTTGAATATCCATGTATACATGGTGGCCTGATATGTGGGGGTGGTGTCTGGATGGTCCAATGATATAATGTGAACATGCAGTGCACGAATGATTAAAGTATAAACACTCATTGATTTTTTGGGATATGGGCGGGGCCTCAAAGTCTTGTGATTGCAGCTCCGTTCAACTTTAGTTTTATAAGTGGTAAAAAGTGTAAgcaaatatgtgacccaccagacaaaatgagtcacatgtcgcacagaagatgacccTAAAATGACATCAgtacataatagaagaaattgatgtactcagatatGTCGCAAAATgtagacaacagtgaaatgaacaaccagtccctGTCAAGCTCGggcgacatgcgacttgttccgtcttggcgggtcacatatgagcAGTAAAATCTTTGCAAAAGGAAATTTTTCAGTTCATATTGTGCATGAAGCAGCACAGACTTAAAAAAAACATCCTTGTTTAGTAGGCCTTAGAATCACAGGACAAAAAATATTCAAACGCTGGTGATATTTTCCTCTAAAAGTCCAGGAGAACCAACAAATTACCGGATCggtttgaacatgttgatagTCAATTTCATCCTTGCATCTTTACAGCACCCAAAACATGCTCAACGGAAGAGTTCCGATGTGCTAACGGACGTTGCATCCCAGCCAGATGGCGCTGTGATGGCCAGGATGATTGCGTTGATGCTTCAGATGAAAGGTCAAGGGAATGTGGTACGTTGACACATGTGAAGTGATGGCTATCATGCCAATTGGCTTGTATACTGTTATATGAATAACTTGAGTTGGGATTGGTTTGGCTCGCTCAGAATCAGAGGCACTTTCTATATTCAGTCAATCAGTGTCTTTTATTCCTGTAGGGTTCTTCGTGTCGCGCAAAGAATGCTTTGTTTTCATAAAGCCCCCCATACTTATGTCCGACGACCAAAGCCAGTTGTTTTCATGGAATTGTAGTAACTGTTAATAACTAGCCTAATCAGGGTGAGCAAATAGTTGAGTGGAATGTGTTGTATTGACAAGGACATTAAATGACTTGACCTTTTTTTAAGTTATGGTTTGTGCTCAGTAAAAAATGTTCTCAAGTCTGGTTGAGTTGTAGTCATTGGTGGACCAATAGTGGGCAGACAACTGCTTGTCAAGATTTATGACAATGAGTATAAACTTTGAATTAGACATTTCTCCAAGATTTTTTCTCatattccattcaattttgattcCAGCATCACGAAACTGCTCCAGTGACACATTCTCTTGTGGTGATGGCGGTTGTGTTCCCAAGACATGGCACTGTGATGGACAGAAAGATTGTAAAAATGGAAGAGACGAGCTGAATTGCCAAGCACAGAAGTGCACTACCAATCAGTTTGCATGTAATAATGGTGACTGTATTGTTGCTAGATGGCGTTGTGATGGAGACCCAGACTGTGAAGATGAATCAGATGAACATGATTGTGGTAGGTTTATAAGTGTTTTCAAATAAATGGCATAATACCTGTTTTAGTCGGGAAGATTTTTTGAACAGCAAAGACCATGGGAGTGGGCCCTGAGGCTTGGCAGTTGACTTCAAATGTCCTATATGTCCTGTGGGGGATTTAAGTCCATTATGTATGTTACTATCTGGAGTGTAAAATAATCCATTGTTGGTGGAGGCTTTTTAATTGCAGCACTTGACCATCATCATTACATAAAGATGTCATTTTCTGTGAAGTGTTGACAAGATAccaattttatttcatgatCTAAGAAGGCTCTGGTTCTTTTTTAGCTCCTAAGACTTGTGCACCCACTGAGTTCCACTGTGTCCTTAACAACACTTGTATTCCTGGTCGCTGGAAGTGCGATGGAGACAAGGATTGTGGAGATGGCAGTGATGAAAGTGACTGTAAAAAGGTGGTGTCGGCTTGCTCTCCGCAGGATTTCATGTGTCAGACAAGCAAAGATTGTATCCATAAGTCGTGGCGGTGTGATGGAGAACGAGATTGCCATGATAACAGTGACGAAAGTGGATGTAAGTGTCACAGGTTCTGAAATTGGTAAAGGTTTCTGTTCAGATGTAATGAAAGAACTGGTTCATTTGTGGCTTACATGAGGATGAAGCAATAATGTACACCTCACaaaaaacatgttaaaagaGGCAAAGAGGCTTTGAAACTGTTGCTTGACATGAAAATCGGTCAAAtgaacttatacatgtattatgatcaGCATCTTaatatatcaattcttcctcttTCTTTCAGGTGAGAACACGTGTCGCCCTGaccagttcaaatgtaaaaacAATGAGTGTATCCATGGTAACCTGTATTGTAACGGTTTCAATGACTGTGCAGATAGCTCTGATGAATCTAATTGCAATACCACTATCAAACCACCCTGCGACAAGTTCACCCATTTCGATTGTTACAATAATGGCAAAAAGTGTATCCCACTGACGAAAGTGTGTGACAAGAACAATGACTGTGGCGGAAATGAAGATGAGAAGACCAAGATATGCAAAGGTAACATTTGACAAGCTTCTCTCttcaatcaatgatttttttgtagAACTGGAAATGTCAATGAATGTTGGTCAGTTTTTTTTTTAGAGTTTTTGGAACTCTCTGTTGGTGGCAAGAGAAAAGTTCTTAGTTGCACTTTGTTTCTATAGTAAATTACCTGATCAAAATAGATATCGAAATCAGAAAAGGTATATGTATGAAGTACAACTTGACAATCTTGTGGTGACTATATTATCTTCAGCATTAGCTAATGATTACAACGTGTTCTACTTTCAATAATTTGCAGCAAATCCATGTGCATTCAAAAATGGCAACTGTTCACAACACTGCAAGAATACCCACACGAGTGATATCTGCTACTGTGATCCTGGATTTGAGTTAGGGGTTGACAAGAGGACCTGTGTTGATATCGATGAATGCAAGTTGCTTTTTGGCGCCTGTTCTCAGAAGTGCTCCAACCTCCCTGGAACGTACCACTGTACTTGTGACCAACCTGGATATGAGATTGACCTAACAAACAAACACAATTGCAAAGTTAGCGGCTCTGTCCATCCTTACCTTATCTTCTCGGATCGTCATGTTATTAGGAAGTTAGATGTCCATAATGGTCGCACATCTGTCGTAGTCAAGGAAACTGATAGTGCCATTGCTATGGATTACCACTGGGGGAAAAGCATGGTCTTCTGGACAGACTCCGCCAATGAGAAAATCTACAGGTAGTTACTTTATCTGAGGAGCTTCATGGCGCTGAAAGCATCTGAGATAATATCTCATCAAGAAGAATCAACTTCTTATTTTAACGAGATCACACGCTAAAGAACAATGAAGTTCATTGTGGCTTTTAAAGAATAATTTTGCAAGATTAAACTGGTGTGGTCCTTGAAATTCCTAAAGTCAAACATTCATAAAGACGTATAGGACATATTTATAATCATAGAGTCTAAAACAGCTAAATTCTTCTCTATTCTTGCAGTTCTCCTTTGGTGGATGTCAACAATGGTGAGGTGCCAAATCGCAACGATTGGAAGGTTGTGGCAAGCAACGTGAGCACTCCGGATGGTATTGCTGTTGACTGGGTGCACCATCTCATCTTCTGGACTGATACTGGCAAAAATACCATTGAGGTAGCAAAGTTGGATGGTTCGATGAGAACACACCTAATCTATGAGGACTTAGATGAACCTAGGGACATTGTTGTTGACCCGCTTGGAAAGTACATATATTGGACAGACTGGGCAGAAAATCATCCAAGGATTGAAAAGTGTGGCATCAATGGTTATGGCAGGAAAGCTATCATTACTACTGGTCTGCAGTGGCCAAATGGACTCACCATTGGTAAGTACCTGTCTGTTATATCGAGCCCGAGATGGTTTGATCAGCTCCAATGATGAAACCTGAATGGGGTAGACCAAAACATGACcaccttttaaaaaaagtatACCGACAGTAGATTTTATTCATGTGCAAACGTAAGATTTACAGCACCCGAATACATGGCTGAATCTTACTAAGTTGTATGGAGATATTGTTTGTCATGGTTTTAAGAAATTGTCGCGTTATTTCTAAGTGTTCTTGATATAAACTTGCCATTTCAGATTTTGTGAAGAAGTGGCTTTATTGGGTCGACGCCAAGATGCATATGATTGGATCAGCCGATCTTGATGGTAATAACCAACGTACCATCCTCTCTGCACAAGGGCTACTGAAGCACCCCTTCTCCATTGCGGTGTTCGAGGACAGGGTATACTGGTCAGACTGGGAGCATGAAGCAATCAAATCTGTCGACAAGTTTACTGGAAATAACACCCAATCTCATGCCATCCACCTATTTGGACCCATGGATGTTCATGTACTTCACCCTCTCAAACAGCCACAAGGTAAGAAACTCCATCTAAGCCATAACTTATCGAAACAGCTACTGAAAAATTCTATTGTTCTAAAATGTCATAAAATCTGTTGTTAACTGAAACCCACCCACCACCCAATTTAGCTTTAAAGGAAGTATTCTACTGTTCTGAATGTACAGATGAAAGCTATTGATGACAGAACACTTGCTAAATGTCTGGTGAAGGGAGACAGTGTTCTGTCCTTTCAGATTTAAAGAACTTAAAAATCTTTTCAACCAATATCTAATTCTTCTGTCCCTTTTCTTGCAGGTGAAAATGTCTGTGAAGCGACAAATGGAGGATGCTCACATCTTTGTCTCCCCGCGCCAGTTCAAGCTGTCAAATTTACTTGCCATTGCCCGATCAACTTCCGACTACTCTCTGACTTCAAGCAGTGTGTACCAATCTGTAAGTGCCTAAGTTTTCATTCAACAGCCTTGATCCAGCATTCTTTATAATAAGATGATGTGCTGTACTAAAATGTAATTGTAACCACTTATGTGCATGCAACAACTTGGCTGCTGTGACTGTAAATTTGTTCTCGTCATGCTGAGCAGTAAACCTAACTCCCAAAGTAATTGGTCAGTAAATTCTGAAACCTTTTCTTAATTGAACAACAAAATTGTTGCAAAAACTTGGTATTTTTGGGCTTGCGTTGAATTTGGTGTGGTACTGCTCTTGTCCAGGATGCTGCAACTAGCACTTCAGCAACAGAAAATGCCAGTCATAACACGAAAAGTCTGTGATTATGCCATAATGAATGTTGCAtgagctattttgcatgaatagGCAAGACAAAGAAATTTTGGCGTCGCTCACCATTACCTGAAGTACCCTATGTAACAGAACCTCTCCGCTTTTGTCTTTCATAGCGATCAAAAAAACTGCTACTCAACCAGCCAACAGAGCCGGACAAACATTGCCTAAAAATGGCACCAATAACAATGCATCTGGTGAGGAAATGAACATCGTTGTGTTTAAAACGTTGTCTTgtcttgtgtttttttttgcttttgtttACTGCACTCTTCATGCGGGGGCTTTTGACAAGTTTTTCAAGCACCCTGTCCTTGTCATTGATGTGCCATAGCATTGAGAGCATGTGTAATCTTAACATTGTCTTATATCGAGGCTGATGTGCTTTGTCTAACTTGTCAAGAGATGTTTAGGTGTGCTTGCTGCTTTATGTGAGTTTGAGTTGGGGGACAAATAACTTCCACAGAAAATCAACATTGGACGATTCAAACAATCCTTGTGAAGTAAATAACAATTTGAGCGTTTGCAACCTGTAGTAAAAATGAAGCCAATTGGCATTTGGTGTTTCTTGCTGTTGTCTCTGCACTAAAATTACAAATCTTGTGTCTTCTCTTGTACTAACCAAAAATCAGCTGTCTGTTTCTTTGTGATGATGTTGTATAATCTTAAGAAAGAAAACTGTTGGGCACTGGCCAGTTATAAACAAATTTCAGCATCTAAGAACTATAGAAATGATAAGAGACCCACTATCAATGAGTCCCATACACTTCAGTTTTGAGTAATCTTCATATTTCTTTCTACACTTTCTCCTTCTAGACTCAATTCCTGTATTTTCTTTCTCATGAAATTCATAATGATAGattcatttcaatgatgatagcGATACCTCCGTCAGAAAGATTGCTCCATGACCTTATTCCATACCATGAGAACCTAAAAGACAAAGTGATGATTTTGGAAACATTGTTTTACAACAGGTTATCTCTGGCAGTTATATGAAGAGGAGTGCATGAAATGTTTGGGATTTCCAGCTGCCTAATAGCTACCATTTTGCTCAACGGTTTTGTCTGTTTGTCTCTTTCCAGCTGACACAACAGTCGCACCGAGCACTGCTCAAAGCAATGCCACTATCAACTCTTCCAGAACGGCTGGTCTCCCTGAAGACTTTGGTCGTGTTGCTGGTATCGTGATTGGCGTCGTGCTCGTTGTCCTCATCATTGTATTCATAGTAAGTAGTGGAAACTAGTGGATTGTTCTCTTTGCAACATCACTGCATGAAATAGCAGTTGTACTGGTAGTGCAGATATGTATAAAGGAGAGGTGATGATCTAACCTCTGCCCAACACAAGTAAGTTGATCCAGGAGAATATGAATAGGGCGAGGAAAACAACTTGTGTTCAGTCTTACAATTTCCGCTTTCATTAATGGCAAAGAGCCTGTTCTGTTATTAAAGTGGCCTTGGAGTGCACTGAAAAGGGTAAAGTAAATGAATGACACTAAGTTGTGTGCAAGATTTTCCTGTATTCATTTCATTTCCCTTCTTTCCAGGTTGGCTTTGTTTTGTACAGGCAGTATACTCGAAGGAACGTCAAGAGTATGAACTTTGATAACCCTGTATATAGAAAAACCACAGAAGAACAAGTCAACTTAGATAAGGGTGTATACCAACCATCTAGACCTCTTCCTGCTGTAAGTAAACTAGGTCTCGAGTTGTACGTCACACTTTGTGATATGAATGTTGAGGTTTACTACAAATTGGAAGGCAATATAACATATAATGTGTTCTAACAGCATTTTccaacttttaaaatgtttctcGAGAAAAGGCCACAAAGAAATCTTAGGAAAATTTTGGATTGCAAATACCTTTGATATGTTAGTTGTTGAATGAAAATGGTCAGTTTCTCAATTGTGACTCAATATTTCCTATCTTCCCTTTCAGACCCTCGAACCATTAAATCAACCTGATTCTGAGTTGAACGTCGTGTGACGCTCGCAGGATATAGGATTAGGATTACCGTAATAATGCGTTAGGAGATCTAAAAAGACTGCAAAAAACAGTGTTTGCAGCTCATTCAACAACCAGTATTGTCATCGCAAGGAGAGGATTCTGTTGTGCATGAGTAACTTTGTTATAAAAAACAAATGGaaaaaaactataaaaaaatGTAGTTAGTAGAGGTTGTGATGCATTTGTAGATTAGTTTGAATTATAAACCTGTGCAACGACCATATTTGTCCGCCTTTGCTGCAGGATACTGTCCCTGGCTTTCTGATATCGTGCGGTTGTATGGGAATGGTGATCATTGGAAATCATGTTCTGGCGATCCTGAGTATATTTTTGCTGTATATTTTAGGATCGCTGACTATTTGGGAATAACTatctgtaaatatgtaaatattaTCCAGCCGTGAATAATGCTTCTTACTTTGCTACTTGAGGCATGCAATTTCACAAACGCTGTAGTCATATGTTGTATTCATAATCATATTtattttgcaagcagtgcagaTGATTTGTGTGATTGTTTCCATGGTGCTTCTGTTGCAGATGACAATACTGGTTGCTACAGATATTGCTCAAACATAAACCTGTTGTGATCAGGTTTAAAACCTCATGATGACAAACGCTTGTGACAAGATGAGACCAATGAGATTCAAACAAAACATTGGATTTATCTTCGAAGCTGGAATAATACCATGACCGCTGCGGTTATTGTCCACTTTTCCAATGGACCAGATTCCGTGACTTTGTAACTATTGGATAAATCCAGAGAGGAGCAGATT
It encodes:
- the LOC135485847 gene encoding very low-density lipoprotein receptor-like isoform X1; amino-acid sequence: MMWPWSGLDLVSLGLVILLFHPFVYADLSQQCVSSEFQCTSGKCIPISWKCDGSPDCSDGLDEQECTPKTCSTEEFRCANGRCIPARWRCDGQDDCVDASDERSRECASRNCSSDTFSCGDGGCVPKTWHCDGQKDCKNGRDELNCQAQKCTTNQFACNNGDCIVARWRCDGDPDCEDESDEHDCAPKTCAPTEFHCVLNNTCIPGRWKCDGDKDCGDGSDESDCKKVVSACSPQDFMCQTSKDCIHKSWRCDGERDCHDNSDESGCENTCRPDQFKCKNNECIHGNLYCNGFNDCADSSDESNCNTTIKPPCDKFTHFDCYNNGKKCIPLTKVCDKNNDCGGNEDEKTKICKANPCAFKNGNCSQHCKNTHTSDICYCDPGFELGVDKRTCVDIDECKLLFGACSQKCSNLPGTYHCTCDQPGYEIDLTNKHNCKVSGSVHPYLIFSDRHVIRKLDVHNGRTSVVVKETDSAIAMDYHWGKSMVFWTDSANEKIYSSPLVDVNNGEVPNRNDWKVVASNVSTPDGIAVDWVHHLIFWTDTGKNTIEVAKLDGSMRTHLIYEDLDEPRDIVVDPLGKYIYWTDWAENHPRIEKCGINGYGRKAIITTGLQWPNGLTIDFVKKWLYWVDAKMHMIGSADLDGNNQRTILSAQGLLKHPFSIAVFEDRVYWSDWEHEAIKSVDKFTGNNTQSHAIHLFGPMDVHVLHPLKQPQGENVCEATNGGCSHLCLPAPVQAVKFTCHCPINFRLLSDFKQCVPISIKKTATQPANRAGQTLPKNGTNNNASADTTVAPSTAQSNATINSSRTAGLPEDFGRVAGIVIGVVLVVLIIVFIVGFVLYRQYTRRNVKSMNFDNPVYRKTTEEQVNLDKGVYQPSRPLPATLEPLNQPDSELNVV
- the LOC135485847 gene encoding very low-density lipoprotein receptor-like isoform X2, with the translated sequence MMWPWSGLDLVSLGLVILLFHPFVYADLSQQCVSSEFQCTSGKCIPISWKCDGSPDCSDGLDEQECTPKTCSTEEFRCANGRCIPARWRCDGQDDCVDASDERSRECASRNCSSDTFSCGDGGCVPKTWHCDGQKDCKNGRDELNCQAQKCTTNQFACNNGDCIVARWRCDGDPDCEDESDEHDCAPKTCAPTEFHCVLNNTCIPGRWKCDGDKDCGDGSDESDCKKVVSACSPQDFMCQTSKDCIHKSWRCDGERDCHDNSDESGCENTCRPDQFKCKNNECIHGNLYCNGFNDCADSSDESNCNTTIKPPCDKFTHFDCYNNGKKCIPLTKVCDKNNDCGGNEDEKTKICKANPCAFKNGNCSQHCKNTHTSDICYCDPGFELGVDKRTCVDIDECKLLFGACSQKCSNLPGTYHCTCDQPGYEIDLTNKHNCKVSGSVHPYLIFSDRHVIRKLDVHNGRTSVVVKETDSAIAMDYHWGKSMVFWTDSANEKIYSSPLVDVNNGEVPNRNDWKVVASNVSTPDGIAVDWVHHLIFWTDTGKNTIEVAKLDGSMRTHLIYEDLDEPRDIVVDPLGKYIYWTDWAENHPRIEKCGINGYGRKAIITTGLQWPNGLTIDFVKKWLYWVDAKMHMIGSADLDGNNQRTILSAQGLLKHPFSIAVFEDRVYWSDWEHEAIKSVDKFTGNNTQSHAIHLFGPMDVHVLHPLKQPQGENVCEATNGGCSHLCLPAPVQAVKFTCHCPINFRLLSDFKQCVPISDTTVAPSTAQSNATINSSRTAGLPEDFGRVAGIVIGVVLVVLIIVFIVGFVLYRQYTRRNVKSMNFDNPVYRKTTEEQVNLDKGVYQPSRPLPATLEPLNQPDSELNVV